The Culicoidibacter larvae DNA segment ATAAGGACACTGCATATCATAATAAATTGTCAGCTCTTTATTATCAATTTTCTGTTCCTTAGCAGCTGCAGCAAACTTTGGTATTGTGCCATCAAATGATAAGGCTAGCAACTCGTATCCGTCCACTGTACTATCAACAACTTCAAAACCAATTTTTTTAGCAAATGCTTGATCCGAAAGCCACGCCTTCTGCTTCTTTGCTCCCAGCATACAAACACCGGATTTCCCTTTAGCTCTAGCATCTGCTATACAATATTCCATTAGTCCTTTTGCATACCCTTTGCCTTTGAAATCACCTAGAACCCATAAACAATAAATATAATAGTAATTATCACCAATAATTGGTACCCATGCAGTTTCAAGCGGTGCGTACTCTATAAAAACCGTCGCTTTTGCATCCAGTTTTCTAAATACATGACCTTCTTTCAAACGCTCGGCCAGCCATCGCCGTTTGGCCTCAACACCAGGGTGTAACTTCTTAGTACGAATAATACAACATAAATGTTCTTCATTAATATTTTCTGCCGTTATATTTATAAAATTATTGTTCATATCCATCACCTCGTCTATTAGTTCTATTATACCGCTAAATGCAAATCAAAATAAGACCATTTACTCCAAAGCACCTATTTATGATATAATAAATAAACCAACCTGGAAAAAGGATGTGCCAAACACATGAAAGTTATGAAAATTACGCCGCAAGGATACTGCCACGGTGTGGTCCATGCGATTAATATTGTTACCGAAAGCGCCTTTAATAACGAATTGCCGCGACCAATATATATTCTTGGCCAAATCGTTCATAATCGCCATATCACTAACGCATTGGCTGAGCTTGGGATTGAGACCTTGGAGGCAACTAATGCTACCCGACTTGAGCTTTTAGAGAAAATTGACCATGGCACCGTCATCATGACGGCCCATGGTGTCTCACCACAAGTGATTCAAACTGCAACTGATAAAGGACTCCATGTTATTGATGCAACTTGCAGTGATGTAACCACTACCCACAAGTTACTGGCTGAGAAAATCAATGAGGGCTACGAATTCTTTTACATTGGCAAAAAAGGGCACCCTGAACCAGAAGGTGCTACCGGTATTCACCCACAGAAGATTCATTTAGTAGAAACAGCTGATGATATTGCCAACATCAATGTTACCAGCGACAAACTACTGATTACTAACCAAACAACACTGAGTATCTGGGATGTAGCTAAAGTTGCTAAAGCCATTCAGGCGGCTTATCCGCAAGCAGAATTCATCAAAGAAATCTGCAATGCCACGCAAGTGCGCCAAGAAGCAGTTGCTGCACAAGCTCAATTCACCGACTTAATTCTCGTTGTCGGTGACCCGAAAAGCAACAATACTAATCGCTTGGCACAAATCGCCGAAGAATCTGGAACACCAGCTAAACGTATAGCTGATGTCAGTGAAGTTGACTTAGACTGGTTTACTGAAGATATGATTATTGGTGTAACTAGTGGTGCTTCAACCCCAACGCAAGTGATGATGACGGTTTTCCGTTACCTTGAACAGCTTGATCTTAACGATGAAAACACTTGGTCGGTTGAAGGCACTTTGCCTAAAGAAAAACTCTTGCCGATTCGTAAATATAAAGATGCACAAGCAAAAAAAGACTCTCAATGAGTCTTTTTTATTTGCAAAGCCGGGTGTCCGATAAAAACACCCGGCTTTGCTTATTTTCTTATCATCTTCATCAAGCGGCGAAAGCTGGTTAAATTTCCTTCAAGTTCGTAAAGCGCCACTCTTTCTCCCTCAGCGTCAATCACCGCAATTCCTGATTGATAGAACAAACGGCGTCTTTTTGCAATGACTGCTCCGCTTATATTATCGATATTCAGTAAATCATTTGGCACCAATAGGAACGTGTGCGTATTTACATCGTACTGATCCTTAATACCATAATTAACCGCTCTAATAAAAAGTATGCCATCTTTAATAGTTATTTTAGTTTGGGTAATAACCTGCATCAACCAAATCACCAACCAAAAATAAATAACCAAAATAACTAAAAGCAGACAAATATAAACCCAAAGCGGAATCAGAAGTTTTGCCATCGCCAACACCAGCAAAAAGAACGGTACCATAATAATTACTACAAAAACAATAAGTAAAATATCGTAGTAACCTTTTCGTGGCTTACCATTGCAAGTTCTTGGCGAACTCCGAAAATTAGTATTAAAAATCATATCTCTCAATCCTTTCTGCTTTGTAAAAATGTTGCTACCCGCTCACTCATTACCGTTCGCTTTTCTCCCTTGCGAGTAACAAAGTAGAGCGGTCTGGTCAGTGTTGCCTGCGATTCATATCCCTGCACCGCAAAACCTTCAGCAACAAAACCAATCGCAACTCCATTCTCAACGGCGCTCTTAATAGCATAGTTACTGCCGGTCTCATATATTTTTGCCGGCTTTACCTTATTCTCCTTCCAATACGCCTCCACCAGCGCCCGCGTCCCCGAACCCGGTTCACGCACAATCCATGGCTTACTCACATCATTATCAGGTACATATAAGTGCAATCGCTCCATAGCAAACACCTCACTATTCACCGCCACAGAACGAATATCACCCTCCACCAGCGCACAATCCAACTTATACTCCAACAACATCTTAATAATAGCACTGGTATTATCACTTGCCACCTTAATCTCCATGTCGGAATACGCTTGCGTTATTTCCCTCACAAAGGGAAATAACCAAATATCACTAATTGTTTTGGTAGCACCAATAGTAACCCTTTCCTTACTACGATAATAATGCTCATCCACAACCAACTGCAACTCATCATAAATATGCTCAAGCTGTTTTGCCTTCTTATAAACCTCATAACCAGTCTCGGTCAAACTAAACTGCCGGTTCTCGCGATTAATCAACTTAGCATGTAATTCCTCTTCAATATTGGCAATAACCACACTTACCGCCGGCTGTGACATAAACAATGCATCAGCCGCCTTAGTAAAACTCTTATGTTCAACTACTGCAATATAGACCTGCCATTTGCGTTCCATAATTTTCACATCCATAAATAATAGTTATGTTATATATATCAATTATATTATACAATAATTCTTTCTTGCAGTAAACTAAGCATGAGAGGAGTTGATTTTATGAAAAAATATACATTTTATTTTGGCGCCGGAGTTGCCTTTATCTTGCCATTTATTCCTGGCATAAGCAGCTTTGCATCCGGCATTGCTCTTATTCTTGGATTATTGATTGCAGTGGCTAATTACACTCCGGCAACCATCAATGTTTCCAAATACCGTAAATTATTCCTAAACGGCGCTATCATCCTGTTTGGTTTCGGTCTCAACATCAACCAAGTTATCAGTGTTGGTGCTTCCGGCATTTGGAAAAGCGCCCTCAGTCTGATAATCACCATCACCGTCGGCCTCCTCTTGATGAAGTATATCAACATTGACCGCAAAACCGGCATGCTCATCGACGTCGGCACCGCCATCTGCGGCGGCAGTGCCATCGCTGCCGTCTCACCAGTCATCAATGCTGATGACCAACAAATCGGCATCTCAACCGGTGTCATCTTCGCCCTCAACACCGTCGCGCTCTTCCTCTTCGCCCTCTTCGCTCACCTCATACCCTTGAGCGCCGAACAATTCGGCACCTGGGCGGCACTCTCAATCCACGACACCTCCTCAGTCGTCGGTGCCGCCGCCATGCATAGCGATGCTGCCCTGCAAGTAGCAACCATCCTAAAACTCACTCGTACCCTCTGGATAATTCCAATAGTACTGATTCTGGCCTTCGTAGAAAAATCCAACAAAAAAGGAAGTTTCCCGCTCTTTATCATCTTCTTTATCCTTGCCAGCCTAATATCCTCATTCTTCCCTAACCCCGACCTCTACATCACACTAACCCTCATAGGTAAAGCAATGCTCTCACTGGCACTCTTCCTAGTCGGCACCACACTTCACCCCAAAACCATCACCAATGCCGGCCTCAAACCAATATTGTTTGGCGTTATCCTTTGGGTTGCAGCAATTATTTCCGGATTCTGCATTGCTATCCTTTAGGAGAAAAATAAACCCGGCCTTGCTGACAAGCAGCAAGGCCGGGTCTTTTTAATTATGTTTAGTAATCATAGTCTCTTCCATATGTTGGTAGAGAATTAACTCCATCAAGGCAATAATTGAAATTCTTGATGTCAAATCAACACCATTTATTTCAATTTCATCAGTGAAAATATATAAATTAATATCACTCATATTTTGAATTGTATTATTGTCAGCACCGGTTATTGAAACAATGAGCGGGCGCTGTTCACGCATCTTCAAGACTTCAATCATCTGCACTAGCTCACGATCGTGGCCTTCATAATTAAAAATGAAAACTAAATCATCCGGCTTTATCTTCTGCATCGTAATACCACGATATTGTGAATCGCGCGGAAAAAGCACATCAAAACCGCTGACACTATATAAAAACTGGGTATAATAAGCAACATTTTTGCTTAATCCTTTAGCCAAAATAACAATACGCGGCTTGGACTTCAATGCTTCACAGATACGCACAATCTTAGCTGATTCCATGACCCGAACCGACTCAATCAGATTTTTCAAATATTCCTCACGATATTGTTTTTGTTCAACAACAAACGGTGATTCATTCATTTCTGGTTCTTCAAGCGCAGTAAACTTAAGCACCGTGATAAATTCACTGTACCCGCTAAATCCTATCTTGCGCACAAATCGCAAAAATGTTGTTGTTGACACAAAACACTCAGCTGCTACTTCACGAATACTTCTATTCTTCAAAGTATGCATATTCTTGATAACATAATCAAACAAGCTACGTTCGTTTTGAGTCAATGCTTCTAAATGCTTACTAGATATCTCAAAAAAATCCATATTTAGACTCCTCTACTTGTTGATTACTTCTTTTTTCTTTTAGGTACTCCCTGGGTAATGCAGTGAATGTTTCCGCCACCCAACAAAATCTCGCGCGCCGGAATACCGATTACCTTATAATCCGGATATAATTGTTCAAACATACGCTTTGCATGTTCATCATTTGGATCATCAAAGGTTGGAAAGATAATACCGCCATTAGCAGTATAGTAGTTGACATATGTAGCTGATAAACGATCCCCGGTTAAGCGCGGATAAGTACCGTTTACCATGTCTATACCTTCACTCTCCTCTTTAGTAATAAATACCGAATTCGGATAATTAATTTTATGAATCTCAAATTGGCGTCCTTGGGCATCACGGGCATTACTCAAAATTTCATAACACTCACGAGAAATTTCATACTGCAAATCATCTTCATCATCAGACCAGGTCAGCACGATAACTCCGGGACGAACAAAATTAAGAATATTATCAATATGACCATTAGTTTCATCAAAATAAACGCCGCGCTTCAACCAAATTACTTTATCAACATTACAATACGTCTTAAGCATTTCTTCAATCTCAGCTTTGCTGTAGTCGGGATTACGCCCTTCTGAAAGCAAACATTCCTCAGTGGTAATCAAAGTCCCCTGACCATCAAAATGCACCGAACACCCCTCAAGAATAAACTTCTTAATATAGTAAAAATCAATATGCTCAATATCGCAAATTTTCTCGGCAACCTGATCATCCTTATCCCAAGGAAAATACAAACCATCAAGTAACCCGCCCCAGGCATTAAACCGCCAGTCAACCGCGCGAATATCACCTTGATCATTCTTTACGTACATTGGACCAAAGTCACGAATCCAGGCATCATTATAACTCATCTCAATAACCCGAATTTTGTCTGAAAGGATAAACCGGGCGTGCTGATATTGCTCTGGTGACACCAACATCGTTACCGGTTCAAACTCAGCAATCGCCTCTGCCACCGCAGCATATGTCAACTGCGCCGGCTTACCGCCCTCACGCCAGTTATCAGTCCGCTCCGGCCACATCATATAACACTGCTCATGCTCCTCAAACTCAGCGACCACCGAAAACCCATCTAATCGAGGATTACGCTCCATAATTTTCATGATAAAAAACTCCTCATCAAATCACTTATGAAATAGCTTACACACCTATTATATATTATTTCACAGCCTATTTCATTGATTTTTTGTTGAAATACTCAAAACGGACAGACCAAAAGCACGACTTTTGGTCTGTCCCCAATTTTTCTCCTAAACCTTACTTCACAACAACTGTTCCCGACACACCATGAATCAGGTTTTCAATATTTTCCAGTGAAGTAATAATCGCTTTCCCATTATCAGTATTCTTAACAAAAGTAATTGCTGCTTCAACTTTTGGCAACATACTGCCGGCAGCAAAATGACCCGCTTCAATATACGTTTCCAACTCAGCAACACTCACTTCTTCAAGCTTCTTCTGATCTGGCTTATTGTAATTAATATAGACATTGTCAACACCGGTTAAAATAATCAGTAAATCAGCGCCTACTAATTCAGCAAGCTTTTCAGAAGCAAAATCCTTATCAATAACCGCTTCAACACCGCGCAACGATTTACCCGCCACCGGGATCCCGCCACCACCGGCAGAAATAGTCACAACCCCTAGCTCAACCAACTGGTTAATAACCTGGTATTCCTTAATACCAACCGGCTTTGGCGACGCAACAACCTTCCGCCAGCCGCGCCCCGAATCCTCCTTAAAAGTATCCTTGCCGGCTGCCATTATTGCCTTCGCCTCCGCCTCACTCAAAAACGGCCCAATCGGCTTAGTCGGATTCTTAAACGCTGGATCCTGCTCATCAACAATCACCTGCGTCACAATTGTCGCAACATCCTTTTGAATGTTACGCGCTGCCATTGCTTTATTCAAAGCATTTTGCATCCAATAGCCGATGCTTCCTTGTGTCATCGCTACACACGTATCCAGCGGCATCGCTGGATTACTCTCACTTGCAGCTGCCGCTTGTTGTAACAATAAATTCCCAACTTGCGGACCATTACCGTGCGAAATGATTAAATCATCCCCACGCTCAATTAATTGCACCAAATACTCGGCAGTCGTTACCAGTGCCTGTTGTTGTGCCTCACTGCTGGCATCATCCGATAAAATAGCATTGCCGCCTAAGGCAACAACAATTTTGCGTTTATTCATTTTGTTTCCTCCAATAATAAACAGCCGGCCGGAGATATGCTTCTCACCCTGCCGGCTGTCCTCTAAGATTAATTTTGAAAGTGTTTTATTATTATTTTATAGCTTGTAATTAGCATTATCATAAGGCAGTGATTGGGCACCACCCTGGCCATTCAACATTTTTTACTTTGGGATTTGTTGCGTAATACAATGCACATTTCCGCCGCCCAGCAAGATTTCACGTGCCGGTACACCAACAATTTTATGATTTGGATACAATTCTTGTAATTTTTTGCGTGCATCCTCATCTTTCGGATCACCGAATAACGGGAAAATAATACCACCGTTAGCTGTATAATAATTGATATAACTCGCTGCCAAACGATCACCAGGTAAACGTGGCAATGTTCCATCAACTGCATCTACACCTTGACTTTCCTCTTCAGTAATCAATACTGGACTCGGCACATGAATTTTATGAACTTCAAGTTTGCGGCCCTTAGCATCAACTGCATTAACTAATGTATCATAAGCTTCCTTAGAAATTTCATATTGCGGATCAGACTCATCATCCGTCCAAGCAACAGCAACAACTCCAGGTGCAACATAATTGATAATATTATCAACATGACCGTTAGTTTCATCTAAATAAATACCACGTTTTACCCAAATAATTGTTTCCAGATTTAAATATTCTTTCAGCACTTGTTCAATTTGCTCTTTTGAAAGCTGCGGATTACGCCCATCGGATAATAAGCACTCCTCGGTCGTAATCAAAGTGCCTTCACCATCAACATGGATTGAACCACCTTCTAATACAAAATCTGCTAAACGATAGCGATCTTTCATTTCAATTTCACAAACTTTTTGAGCAACAGCATCATCTTTGTCCCAAGGGAAATAGAGTCCATCAACTAATCCGCCCCAAGCATTAAATGCCCAATCAACCCCGCGCACTTCGCCTAAATCATTAACAACAAATGTCGGTCCGCAATCACGTACCCAAGCATCGTCATTGTCGATTTCAACAACGCGAACATTTTCAGGCAGCATCTGACGCGCATTATTATATTGCTGCGGACTTACTGCAACCGTCACTGGTTCAAATTCAGAAATAGCTTTAGCCACTTCAACAAAGGTTGCCTGAGCTGGTTTTCCTCCTAAACGCCAGTTGTCTGGACGTTCTGGCCAAATAATGTAGCAGCCAGCGTGTTTTTCAAATTCTCCCGGCATCCGGAAGCCATCTTTTTTCGGTGAACTATCAATTGTTCTCATTTACACTCACTCCTTCAAGTTTTTCTTTATCTTTACCTGCAAAATGTATACAGATTTCACCAATAACTATTGCAAGAATACTTCCCACTAATATTGGAATCTTAGTTCCCAATTCTGCCTCTGAAAAATCAAGTGGCACAATCGAGAATATTAAAGTAATAATTAACAATACCATTGGCACATACGTAATTAATCGTAAGACCACTGGACCGCCTGGCACTTTAAACGGCCGTTCACGATCAGGATCAATTTTGCGTAGTCGTAAGAATGCAGGGAACATCATAATATATGACGCCAGCAAAGCCACAACATTCAAAGCAAAGAACGCCCAGAATATATTTTCATTTGGTATAAACGGCGCTGCAATAACCAAGATTGATGCAACAACACCATTTAAAATACTTGCACCAATAGGCATGTCATTTTTAGGATTTACAATACGAAATACTTTTGGTAAATCGTTATTACGAGCAGCATACATCGCTACATAGTTGACCCCTAAAGCCCATGATACTAAATTTGCTGCCAAAGTAAACATAAACATAATACCAACGGCGATTACAAACGGATTCACACTACCAACTAACATAATGAAGCTATCAATTAAGCCACCAGATGTTGACAATTCGCTTGTCGGAATTGCAGCCCCCATACCGAACGCTGCCAATAAATAGAAGAATGCAATCAAAATGCCGCCAAAAATAATTGCTTGGGGAATTTGTTTTTTAGGATTCTCCATATCACCGGCCATAGTTGTAACAACCTCAAAACCGAGGAAGTTAAATATAATTACCGATATAAAAGCCAAACTATCAATACTGAAATCAGGTAATAAATTTTGTGGTGATAAATCATTCGCCATACCATTATTAATTGCGAAATAAATGCCTAAACCACCTAAACTTACCATGATAAAAACTTTAAATATTGCCGCGATATTTAAGATCCATTTACTATCGCTGACCGGAAAACAACTGATTGCACTGATTACCCAGATAAAAATCAATTGAATCGCAATTACTACCGGAATACTTAATTCAAGACCAAAAATCTGTGTAATTACACCGGTAAATAAAACTGCCAGACTTGCCATCCAAATAGGAAAGTTCACCCAGTAAAGCCAAGCTACTCGTCCGCCCCAACGACGGCCAAAAGCACGCTTCACCCAATCATAAATACCACCCTCATCATCATAAGTCGTTCCTAATTCTGCCGATATTAATCCATATGGCAAGAAAAACAATAACAACAGTAATCCCCACCAAAAGAATTGTGATGGACCGATTGCAGCTGCCGGTGCTGCTGATTCAACAACCAGAATAACACAGACCGCCATCAATACGGCATCAAATAAACGAAACTTTTTCTTTTTCTTCTCCAATGTGACCCACTCCTTAATATAAGTGGGGGAGGCCAATTATCAATTGCCCTCCTCCAAGTTCAACTGATAATTATACAAGTTTAGTCAACATTGCATCAATTTCAGTTTGATATTTTTTTGCTGTTGCAGCATCCGCATAATGTAATCTTGGATATAAGAAATACACAAGTAATGAACGCATTGCTGTCAAACGATTTTCTGCTTCATCAAGCACAACTGAATATGGTGCATCTAACACTTCATCAGTTACCTCTTCTCCACGTGTAGCTGGTAAACAGTGTAAGAACTTAACATGTGGCGCAGCTTTAGCAATTAACTCTGCATTCACTTGATATTTCGGATAGAATACGCGCATACGTTCTTCTTCCGATAGTTCAGCCTCATATAAACCATACCATACATCAGTATAAATAAAATCAGCATCTTTCATCGCTTCATCGGCATCTTCAGTAATTAAGAATGTACCTCCAGAAACTTTACAGTTTTCTTCAGCAATCTTGATATGCTCATCACGTAATTGGAACCCTTTTGGACCAAATTGCACGAAATTCATACCCATTTTTGTTGCCATGAACATTGTTGAAGCACATACTTGTGTAGCATCACCAACGAAAACAATTTTGCAATCTTCAAGCTTTTTACCAGCCGGTAAATGCTCAGTCATAGTAATAATATCGCCAAGCTCTTGTGTAGGGTGATTATAATCTGACATCCCATTAATAACCGGAATAGTTGAATTTTCGGCTAATTCCACAACTGTTTTATGACGCTCAACCCGAGCCATAATAATATCAACTAATCGCGACAAAACACGTGCAGTATCACCCACAGACTCGTGGCCACCTAACTGAATTTGACCAGGCGCTAAATATTGTGCATGCCCGCCAAGCTGAGTCATCGCTGTCTCAAATGAAACCCGTGTACGAGTAGAAGATTGTTCAAAAATCATCCCTAATGTTTGATCCTTTAACAATGGCGGATAATATCCATCCTTAATTGATGCTTTTAATTTCAAAGCCAAATCAATCATGTACTGAATCTCTTCTTTAGTAAAATCTTTTGTGTCAATGTAATCTTTAACAGTATTCATACCGTCACCTCATTAATAAAATTCTTGTAAAAATATCGGTAGCTACGCGATTTCAACTTACAAACTCAGTATACACTTATCGAAAGCGCTTTTAAATAGTTTGCCCCCGCTTAGACACAAACCAAATTTACATAAAACATGTTACATTTTAGGTAACATGTTACACTGGTGAAGAAAACCCTTAAATAAAAAAGGAACCGCGAACGGTTCCTTTTTTATCAAAATTTATCCTAAATATTAAACAAGCGCTTAACAAAATCACGTCTACTAATTTTTCCTTCTGTTAACTCACTGTACCATGCTGGTGCGCTTAAGCTCACCTCAGTCTGCTTCAGTTCTTTCAAATACTTTGCATATTTTAAATCAATAAGTACCATAATTAAATACGGCGCAATCCCAAGAATTGAAAGCAAAGTAACAAAGAAACCAATTGGTCGAGCTATAGTATTTATTGGAGATAACATTGTACCGAATAAAAATTCAACTACAAATGCTGCAATTCTTTTCATTTGATTCCAAACCTGCTCCACAAGATGGACAATGTAATACTTCCATAAAATCTCTCCTTTATTATTTTATTATAAAATTGTTTTGATAACATCATAACGGGTGCACTTACCATTTTGGTAAGTTTCAGTAATCTGCTTCCTTTTTGTTTCAAGAATGTTTTCTTTCATCTTATTATTAGAATATAATTCTTTACTTAAGATTTCACAGAGCAATGCTGGAATATAAACAAAAGCAGTAAGCACCCCGGCAAGCGCAAAAACTGTTTCAAGTATAATAAAGAAAGTTCTATATTTGCTAAATATTCTTGAAACAAAAAATTCCATCAAGGCAAAAGCCATACTTCCAAGTGTTCCAGTTATTAGTATTATAATCATAAGTGTATATTGAAGATTTCCGTATGCTTGCGGCGATAATTGAATATATCGAATGAGTGTAAGCAAAGCAACTACAAACCAAGCAATCATAAGTAACTTATAGAGCATCATTAAAAAATCATTCCTGCTTTCATTGTTTACTTCATTAGTAGTCGCATTATCTAATGATTTTTCACCACCAAAAAGTTGCTCAATAAAATAAGCTTCTTTGATTCCATGCTTTGGACCAGAAATTGCTAACAAACGCTTAGTATCCACATCATTCATAAAACAAGTTAACATTAATCTGATAATAATGATGTCATACGTATTCACTGCAACTTTCCGGGTTGTAAATGAACGCTCTACCTCCATAAATGTTTTAGAAATTGAAGAAACATCAAGGTTGTAACTACTCATTTTAAAGATACCATGTTTCATCAATAAATTAGTGATTCGCTGATAATAATCAATCAATAGTTCTGGTTTGCTAAACTCGACAAACAAATTATTAGCCTTACAATAAATTAAAATCTGTGCTGTACTGTGTAAAATCATACTGAAATTAGCATAGTTTTTTTGTTCGCAATAATCGAGCAAAAAAACCAAATATTCTCCCCACAGAACATCATTTGATGGCGACTCAGTAAGCAGTTGATGATATATCGGTAATGCTTCACCGTACATATTGGATTTCAAATACCACTGTAGAAGTCGTTTTGATGGGTACTTCTTGATTTCATTTAAATCAATATCCAAATAATTACCACAATATGTACAGGTTTCCATCTGAAAATTAACCGGTGCTCCACACGCAGGGCACTGCAATATCTCCATAAAAACTCCCCTAACTAAATAATCTAATAATAACATCCCGCCGAGAAAGCTGCCCACTGATATATTGATCAATCAACATCGAAAGTTTGCTCGGCTGTGGTTTTACAATAATTACTTTTCCATTGGTCAACTGATATCGATAAATAGCATCTATAATAGTTAACCCTAAGTATTGGAGAAAAGTAATAAAAGTAATAAAGGTCGAAATATA contains these protein-coding regions:
- a CDS encoding GNAT family N-acetyltransferase translates to MNNNFINITAENINEEHLCCIIRTKKLHPGVEAKRRWLAERLKEGHVFRKLDAKATVFIEYAPLETAWVPIIGDNYYYIYCLWVLGDFKGKGYAKGLMEYCIADARAKGKSGVCMLGAKKQKAWLSDQAFAKKIGFEVVDSTVDGYELLALSFDGTIPKFAAAAKEQKIDNKELTIYYDMQCPYVYQTIEKIKQYCETNEIPASLIEVASLAKAKTLPGVFNNWGVFYNGHFETVNLLDVAALKRIMNRK
- a CDS encoding 4-hydroxy-3-methylbut-2-enyl diphosphate reductase, which encodes MKVMKITPQGYCHGVVHAINIVTESAFNNELPRPIYILGQIVHNRHITNALAELGIETLEATNATRLELLEKIDHGTVIMTAHGVSPQVIQTATDKGLHVIDATCSDVTTTHKLLAEKINEGYEFFYIGKKGHPEPEGATGIHPQKIHLVETADDIANINVTSDKLLITNQTTLSIWDVAKVAKAIQAAYPQAEFIKEICNATQVRQEAVAAQAQFTDLILVVGDPKSNNTNRLAQIAEESGTPAKRIADVSEVDLDWFTEDMIIGVTSGASTPTQVMMTVFRYLEQLDLNDENTWSVEGTLPKEKLLPIRKYKDAQAKKDSQ
- a CDS encoding LysR family transcriptional regulator, whose protein sequence is MERKWQVYIAVVEHKSFTKAADALFMSQPAVSVVIANIEEELHAKLINRENRQFSLTETGYEVYKKAKQLEHIYDELQLVVDEHYYRSKERVTIGATKTISDIWLFPFVREITQAYSDMEIKVASDNTSAIIKMLLEYKLDCALVEGDIRSVAVNSEVFAMERLHLYVPDNDVSKPWIVREPGSGTRALVEAYWKENKVKPAKIYETGSNYAIKSAVENGVAIGFVAEGFAVQGYESQATLTRPLYFVTRKGEKRTVMSERVATFLQSRKD
- a CDS encoding YeiH family protein yields the protein MKKYTFYFGAGVAFILPFIPGISSFASGIALILGLLIAVANYTPATINVSKYRKLFLNGAIILFGFGLNINQVISVGASGIWKSALSLIITITVGLLLMKYINIDRKTGMLIDVGTAICGGSAIAAVSPVINADDQQIGISTGVIFALNTVALFLFALFAHLIPLSAEQFGTWAALSIHDTSSVVGAAAMHSDAALQVATILKLTRTLWIIPIVLILAFVEKSNKKGSFPLFIIFFILASLISSFFPNPDLYITLTLIGKAMLSLALFLVGTTLHPKTITNAGLKPILFGVILWVAAIISGFCIAIL
- a CDS encoding MurR/RpiR family transcriptional regulator translates to MDFFEISSKHLEALTQNERSLFDYVIKNMHTLKNRSIREVAAECFVSTTTFLRFVRKIGFSGYSEFITVLKFTALEEPEMNESPFVVEQKQYREEYLKNLIESVRVMESAKIVRICEALKSKPRIVILAKGLSKNVAYYTQFLYSVSGFDVLFPRDSQYRGITMQKIKPDDLVFIFNYEGHDRELVQMIEVLKMREQRPLIVSITGADNNTIQNMSDINLYIFTDEIEINGVDLTSRISIIALMELILYQHMEETMITKHN
- the aguA gene encoding agmatine deiminase, with amino-acid sequence MKIMERNPRLDGFSVVAEFEEHEQCYMMWPERTDNWREGGKPAQLTYAAVAEAIAEFEPVTMLVSPEQYQHARFILSDKIRVIEMSYNDAWIRDFGPMYVKNDQGDIRAVDWRFNAWGGLLDGLYFPWDKDDQVAEKICDIEHIDFYYIKKFILEGCSVHFDGQGTLITTEECLLSEGRNPDYSKAEIEEMLKTYCNVDKVIWLKRGVYFDETNGHIDNILNFVRPGVIVLTWSDDEDDLQYEISRECYEILSNARDAQGRQFEIHKINYPNSVFITKEESEGIDMVNGTYPRLTGDRLSATYVNYYTANGGIIFPTFDDPNDEHAKRMFEQLYPDYKVIGIPAREILLGGGNIHCITQGVPKRKKK
- the arcC gene encoding carbamate kinase, coding for MNKRKIVVALGGNAILSDDASSEAQQQALVTTAEYLVQLIERGDDLIISHGNGPQVGNLLLQQAAAASESNPAMPLDTCVAMTQGSIGYWMQNALNKAMAARNIQKDVATIVTQVIVDEQDPAFKNPTKPIGPFLSEAEAKAIMAAGKDTFKEDSGRGWRKVVASPKPVGIKEYQVINQLVELGVVTISAGGGGIPVAGKSLRGVEAVIDKDFASEKLAELVGADLLIILTGVDNVYINYNKPDQKKLEEVSVAELETYIEAGHFAAGSMLPKVEAAITFVKNTDNGKAIITSLENIENLIHGVSGTVVVK
- the aguA gene encoding agmatine deiminase; the protein is MRTIDSSPKKDGFRMPGEFEKHAGCYIIWPERPDNWRLGGKPAQATFVEVAKAISEFEPVTVAVSPQQYNNARQMLPENVRVVEIDNDDAWVRDCGPTFVVNDLGEVRGVDWAFNAWGGLVDGLYFPWDKDDAVAQKVCEIEMKDRYRLADFVLEGGSIHVDGEGTLITTEECLLSDGRNPQLSKEQIEQVLKEYLNLETIIWVKRGIYLDETNGHVDNIINYVAPGVVAVAWTDDESDPQYEISKEAYDTLVNAVDAKGRKLEVHKIHVPSPVLITEEESQGVDAVDGTLPRLPGDRLAASYINYYTANGGIIFPLFGDPKDEDARKKLQELYPNHKIVGVPAREILLGGGNVHCITQQIPK